From a single Muntiacus reevesi chromosome 14, mMunRee1.1, whole genome shotgun sequence genomic region:
- the PELO gene encoding protein pelota homolog — protein MKLVRKDIEKDNAGQVTLVPEEPEDMWHTYNLVQVGDSLRASTIRKVQTESSTGSVGSNRVRTTLTLCVEAIDFDSQACQLRVKGTNIQENEYVKMGAYHTIELEPNRQFTLAKKQWDSVVLERIEQACDPAWSADVAAVVMQEGLAHICLVTPSMTLTRAKVEVNIPRKRKGNCSQHDRALERFYEQVVQAIQRHIHFDVVKCVLVASPGFVREQFCDYMFQQAVKTDNKLILENRSKFLQVHASSGHKYSLKEALCDPTVASRLSDTKAAGEVKALDDFYKMLQHEPDRAFYGLKQVEKANEAMAIDTLLISDELFRHQDVATRSRYVRLVDSVKENAGTVRIFSSLHVSGEQLSQLTGIAAILRFPVPELSDQENDSSSEEDE, from the exons ATGAAGCTCGTGAGGAAGGACATTGAGAAAGACAATGCGGGCCAGGTGACCCTGGTTCCCGAGGAACCCGAGGACATGTGGCACACCTACAATCTAGTGCAGGTGGGCGACAGCCTGCGCGCTTCCACCATCCGCAAGGTGCAGACCGAGTCCTCCACCGGCAGCGTGGGGAGCAACCGGGTCCGCACGACCCTCACTCTCTGTGTGGAGGCCATCGACTTCGACTCCCAAGCCTGCCAGCTGCGGGTCAAGGGGACCAACATCCAGGAGAATGAGTATGTCAAGATGGGGGCTTATCACACCATCGAGCTGGAGCCCAACCGCCAGTTCACCCTGGCCAAAAAACAGTGGGACAGTGTGGTTCTGGAGCGCATCGAGCAAGCCTGTGACCCAGCCTGGAGCGCCGATGTGGCGGCTGTGGTCATGCAGGAAGGCCTCGCCCATATCTGCTTAGTCACTCCCAGCATGACCCTCACTCGGGCCAAGGTGGAAGTGAACATCCCTCGGAAACGGAAAGGCAACTGCTCGCAGCACGACCGGGCCTTGGAGCGGTTCTATGAACAGGTGGTCCAGGCCATCCAGCGCCACATACACTTCGATGTTGTAAAGTGCGTCCTCGTGGCCAGCCCAGGATTTGTGAGGGAGCAGTTCTGCGACTACATGTTTCAACAGGCAGTGAAGACCGACAACAAATTAATCCTGGAAAACCGGTCCAAATTCCTTCAG GTACATGCCTCCTCTGGACACAAGTACTCGCTGAAggaggctctttgtgaccctacagtaGCTAGCCGCCTTTCAGACACAAAAGCCGCTGGGGAAGTAAAGGCTTTGGATGACTTCTACAAAATGTTGCAACACGAACCTGACCGAGCGTTTTATGGACTCAAGCAGGTAGAGAAGGCCAATGAGGCCATGGCAATTGACACACTGCTCATCAGCGATGAGCTCTTCAGGCACCAGGATGTAGCCACACGCAGCCGGTATGTGCGGCTGGTGGACAGCGTGAAAGAGAACGCAGGCACCGTTAGGATATTCTCTAGTCTTCACGTGTCTGGGGAACAGCTCAGCCAGTTGACCGGAATAGCTGCCATCCTCCGCTTCCCTGTCCCTGAACTCTCTGACCAAGAGAATGATTCCAGTTCTGAAGAAGATGAATGA